The Thermonema lapsum sequence AAAATAAGCCTGGTGAGTGGTCAGACCATATCGAACGCAATATATTGACCGTGTCGTCTTCAAAAAAAGCAAAAACAAACACATTCAAATGACTCTGAAAGTAGGTATAATACTCTTGGTCAATGAGTAAAACCAACATCGCCACTGAAAGAATAAAAGTAGCATAGTAATACTGAAAGCGACGGATAGGAAGCTCCCATGCCTCCCCTTTCACCCAATAAAACCAAGAACTCAGCAAAATGGGCAAGAACATGTAAGCAATCACCAGTAAATCATAGCGAGCACCCACCACAAAAGCCCAAACGATGTCTTTTTCATATCCCTGCAGGTTTTGTCCAAAACGCCACAGCAACGCCAAACGAGCAAGAGCAAACAAAAACAAAGCTAAAGCAAGCAATTTCAGCAAGCGCTTTTGGCTTCCCCAAAAAAGCCATGCTGCCTTGTGTTTTTGTTTCACAGCATCCATTAACACTCTTGTTTTCATATGTTTACAATTTCTTAACACCAACAACCAAAGAAAAAGGGCAAGCTCATTTGGTATGAGTGCCCTCACTGGATTACAAGATACTTGTTTGCAACTTAATAGCGATGGTTCTCAATGTGTACCTCGATGGGCACCACCCGGTCTTCGTGCCCAACAAAGAAGCGAGTTTCTATGCTGCTGCGCAGGCGCATATACTCCCGAAACTTTTCCGAGTAACCAAAGCGCTCTTCAATAGCTTCTTCAAAGACGCCGCGAATACCCAAAATCAATTCGCATATTTCGCGCACGGCATTGTCTTTACCTTCGTGCCCGGTGATGTACTCGCAATAATTGTGCTTTCTGACGTAGTCATTGAAGAGAATCGCTGCAGTACAACGCACCAAAAAGCGCAAGCCTACACGCTTTGCCAAGGTGATATCTGCAATGTCGTCGAAGGTCATGGCTACTTCGTGGTCCTGAATGCCGTACTCTTTCTCGAGGTGTTCGAGTGCCAAGGCTTTGTGGTGAAACTTGTAATACACCACATCGAAATGCTCTCGCTTTGCCAGATGGAAAGCCGAGTGATTTTCTTGCCCGGTG is a genomic window containing:
- a CDS encoding phosphatase, giving the protein MLTSLITDRFRSIGGEFCVPPQELRERLDSTRIFLFDWDGVFNAGEKGKGATSLYAEVDSMGLNMLRFGYYLQTGKIPKVGIITGQENHSAFHLAKREHFDVVYYKFHHKALALEHLEKEYGIQDHEVAMTFDDIADITLAKRVGLRFLVRCTAAILFNDYVRKHNYCEYITGHEGKDNAVREICELILGIRGVFEEAIEERFGYSEKFREYMRLRSSIETRFFVGHEDRVVPIEVHIENHRY